A single window of Uloborus diversus isolate 005 chromosome 5, Udiv.v.3.1, whole genome shotgun sequence DNA harbors:
- the LOC129222724 gene encoding cuticle protein 8-like: protein MFYKVAILFATLVAVQATALLHGVALVNTGASASSRSQDAHGNYAFGYDIVDGKGASNSRSEVGDAHGNKKGSYTLHDIDGRARRVDYVADAHGFRAAVKTNEPGTALSAPAAALVASPLRRPCCPSSSPRCCCPSSGTSSCRSSLCYSCQSCGTSSHCPCWTRTCLQQYSQYPWAWTSFAIWIGLQWISLRKRTWIWAFKRNSLKYCNLYFQSI, encoded by the exons ATGTTCTATAAG GTTGCAATCCTTTTCGCTACATTGGTAGCTGTTCAGGCTACAGCACTTCTTCACGGAGTTGCCTTAGTAAATACTGGAGCCAGCGCCAGCTCAAGGAGTCAGGAT GCTCATGGAAATTACGCTTTTGGTTATGACATCGTCGACGGTAAGGGTGCTTCCAACTCTCGCTCCGAGGTAGGTGATGCTCATGGCAACAAGAAGGGATCTTACACCCTTCACGACATCGACGGAAGAGCCAGACGAGTGGACTACGTCGCTGATGCTCATGGTTTCAGAGCAGCCGTCAAGACCAACGAGCCTGGGACCGCCCTCAGTGCCCCTGCAGCTGCCCTCGTCGCTTCCCCCCTACGCCGGCCCTGTTGCCCCAGTAGCTCACCACGTTGCTGTTGCCCCAGCAGTGGCACCAGTAGTTGTCGCTCCTCACTCTGCTACAGTTGTCAGTCATGTGGCACCAGCTCCCATTGCCCTTGCTGGACACGGACTTGCCTACAACAGTATAGTCAATACCCATGGGCTTGGACTTCTTTCGCCATATGGATTGGGTTACAATGGATTAGCTTACGGAAAAGGACTTGGATATGGGCTTTTAAGCgcaattcattaaaatattgtaatttatattttcagagtatttaa